Genomic segment of Coffea arabica cultivar ET-39 chromosome 1e, Coffea Arabica ET-39 HiFi, whole genome shotgun sequence:
GTGAAGATGGGCAAAGTTCAAATCAACAATTGCCTATAACAACCAATCCAGCAGCCTCAATTAATAAAAGGAAAGTTTCGAATAAAGTCACCCTCATTCCTCTAATTTTCCTCATATACTTTGAAGTTGCCGGTGGTCCGTATGGCGAAGAGCCTGCAGTCCAGGCTGCGGGGCCTTTATTAGCCATTCTTGGCTTCCTAATTTTCCCTTTTGTCTGGAGTATCCCTGAAGCCCTGATCACATCAGAGCTCTCCACTGCATTCCCTGGAAATGGAGGATTTGTGATATGGGCTGATCGTGCTTTTGGACCCTTTTGTGGATCGCTTATGGGAGCATGGAAGTTTCTTAGTATTGTCATCAATATAGCAGCATTTCCGGCACTTGGTGTTGACTATCTCAAGAAACTGTTTCCAATCTTCTCTTCAGGCCTACCACGCTATCTGGCAATTCTGGTATCGACTTTAGTCCTTTCTTTTGTCAACTATACAGGGCTTACTATAGTTGGATATGCAGCTGTGGGTTTAGGCATTGTTTCGTTAGCACCATTTATAATAATGTCATTGATAGCGATTCCGAAGATTCATCCACATAGATGGATCAATTTAGGCCAAAAGGGTGTGAAAAAAGACTGGAATTTGTTCCTTAATACATTGTTTTGGAACCTGAATTTTTGGGATAATGTTAGTACTATGGCTGGTGAAGTTGAGAATCCACAAAAGACATTCCCTTTGGCACTGTTTTGTGCTGTGATTTTTACCTGTTTAGGTTACATTATCCCACTCGTAGCTGTAACAGGGGCAATTTCTGTGGATCAGAGTTTATGGGAAGCAGGTTTCATGGCAGATGCAGCAGAGATGATTTCAGGTAAATGGTTGAAAATCTGGATTGAATTTGGGGCTGTTTTATCAGCAATTGGACTTTTTGAAGCTCAGTTGAGTAGCAGTGCTTTTCAGATTGAGGGCATGGCTAGAATAGGCTTCTTGCCTAAGTTCTTCTCGCTAAGGTCAAAATGGTTCAATACACCTTGGGTGGGCATACTGGTTTCAACTGCTATTATACTTGCTGTGTCTCATATGAAGTACACAGATATCATATCAGCTGCCAATTTCTTGTATAGTTTGGGAATGATTTTAGAATATCTATCCTTTCTTTGGTTGAGGAGAAAATTTCCCTCATTGAAACGCCCATATCGTGTTCCATGCAGGCTGCCAACTCTGGTGGTCATATGCTTAATCCCATCAGCATTTTTGGTGGTTTTAATGGCTGTAGCGACTAAGATTGTATATTTGATGAGTGGGTTGATGACTGTGGGTGCAATTATATGGTACTTCCTGATGAAGTTGTGCAAGTCAAAGAAGTGGCTCAAATTTAACGATGGTTATGCTGAGGAAGAAATGTGAGGAGATGCCAGAATATTTTGTATATAGTTAGTCTAGGCTTGCTAAATGCTGGAATAATGGAAGAGTTATAGATGATTTGGTTAAAGACGTTGGTTTTTTTGTATGTAGTATCTACATAGCATCTTACctgaatttgatgaaattagaGGCATTCTTCTGGAGTTCCTTGTTCATGCCATTTGATGTCATTTTGTAGAGAAATCTGACAGCCCAGCTTACTTTTTTCTTCTGAAAGGAATATGTTCTTCATCTTGAATAGATAAACTTGCTAAAGCATAATACATGGAGAGCCTACATTCGAGCACAGGTTGTTCTTTTGCCATGAAGATGAAATTTGGTGCACGTGTAATATTAGTTTGATTAGGTTGTGCTTTCTATGAGGATcctgtttcaaattttttaacttCCTACAAGTCCTTTTCATAATTTTGTAGCTTGTGTCTTAACAGATGACAACtgcaattttaaatattttttagaaGGTAAATAGGGAAAAAACATCAAGTTTAGCTAACTGAACATAAAGGGGCAGAAACTCCAAATTGTCAAAGATCAAAATATGATACCGTTCTTCTTTGAATACTTTTAATATTTTAGGTT
This window contains:
- the LOC113688182 gene encoding probable polyamine transporter At3g13620, which encodes MTITTFPIAPPREDGQSSNQQLPITTNPAASINKRKVSNKVTLIPLIFLIYFEVAGGPYGEEPAVQAAGPLLAILGFLIFPFVWSIPEALITSELSTAFPGNGGFVIWADRAFGPFCGSLMGAWKFLSIVINIAAFPALGVDYLKKLFPIFSSGLPRYLAILVSTLVLSFVNYTGLTIVGYAAVGLGIVSLAPFIIMSLIAIPKIHPHRWINLGQKGVKKDWNLFLNTLFWNLNFWDNVSTMAGEVENPQKTFPLALFCAVIFTCLGYIIPLVAVTGAISVDQSLWEAGFMADAAEMISGKWLKIWIEFGAVLSAIGLFEAQLSSSAFQIEGMARIGFLPKFFSLRSKWFNTPWVGILVSTAIILAVSHMKYTDIISAANFLYSLGMILEYLSFLWLRRKFPSLKRPYRVPCRLPTLVVICLIPSAFLVVLMAVATKIVYLMSGLMTVGAIIWYFLMKLCKSKKWLKFNDGYAEEEM